One Ethanoligenens harbinense YUAN-3 genomic window carries:
- a CDS encoding PLP-dependent aminotransferase family protein, whose translation MEYRISNRLAALKPSAIREIFKATDNPSIVPFALGNPAPESFPVEVIRTFTKEILDENPAVALQYGITEGYAPLCALLRERMRDVYHCGREGDDLIVVSGAQQGAELAAKALCDEGDTVLCENPSFIGVLNAFRSLRVNLKGIPLHEDGLDIEALEQALRTEQRVRMLYIIPNFQNPSGITTSLEKRRAVYALARKYNIIILEDNPYGELRFAGEDLPHIKSMDEDGRVIYLGTFSKILSAGLRVGYVLGPAPVLQKMVVAKQGEDVHTAMLSQMIAARFLAWNGFAAHLERVRTLYREKCGRMLDGIRRYFDPRITHTTPQGGLFLWCTLPEGMQLMDYCKAAIAKGVAVVPGTAFLPDTQGQSQSFRLTFAAPSEEQIEQGLRLLGGIPLQ comes from the coding sequence ATGGAATACCGCATATCCAACCGCCTGGCGGCGCTCAAACCTTCCGCCATCCGCGAGATTTTCAAAGCCACGGATAACCCGTCGATCGTCCCGTTTGCGCTGGGCAACCCCGCGCCCGAATCGTTCCCGGTGGAGGTGATTCGTACCTTTACCAAAGAGATTTTGGACGAAAATCCGGCGGTGGCCCTGCAATACGGCATCACCGAGGGGTATGCGCCCCTGTGCGCGCTTCTGCGGGAGCGGATGCGGGACGTTTATCACTGCGGGCGCGAGGGCGACGATCTCATCGTGGTCTCGGGCGCCCAACAGGGCGCCGAGCTGGCCGCCAAGGCGCTCTGCGACGAGGGCGACACCGTGCTCTGCGAGAACCCGAGCTTCATCGGCGTGCTCAATGCGTTCCGTTCGCTGCGCGTCAACCTCAAAGGCATTCCGCTTCATGAGGACGGGCTGGACATCGAAGCGCTCGAGCAGGCTTTGCGCACCGAGCAGCGTGTGCGGATGCTCTATATTATCCCCAATTTTCAGAATCCATCCGGCATTACCACCAGCCTGGAAAAACGGCGCGCGGTCTACGCGCTGGCCCGCAAATACAATATTATAATTCTGGAAGACAACCCCTACGGCGAGCTGCGCTTTGCGGGGGAAGATCTGCCGCACATCAAGTCGATGGACGAGGACGGGCGGGTGATCTATCTCGGCACGTTCTCCAAGATCCTCTCCGCCGGGCTGCGGGTGGGCTATGTGCTCGGCCCCGCGCCCGTGCTGCAAAAAATGGTGGTGGCCAAGCAGGGTGAGGACGTGCACACGGCCATGCTTTCACAGATGATCGCGGCGCGTTTTCTGGCGTGGAACGGATTTGCCGCCCATCTGGAGCGCGTGCGCACGCTCTACCGCGAGAAATGCGGCCGGATGCTCGACGGCATCCGTCGGTATTTTGACCCGCGCATCACGCATACCACACCGCAGGGCGGGCTGTTTCTCTGGTGCACACTGCCGGAGGGAATGCAGCTCATGGACTACTGCAAAGCCGCCATCGCCAAAGGCGTGGCGGTGGTGCCGGGCACGGCGTTCCTGCCGGACACGCAGGGCCAGAGCCAGTCGTTCCGGCTGACGTTTGCCGCACCGTCGGAAGAACAGATCGAACAGGGTTTGCGACTGCTCGGCGGCATCCCGCTTCAATAA
- the pstA gene encoding phosphate ABC transporter permease PstA, whose product MSTSAAKVKSATKAQRADHVATGVLYGVAGFFLLLLGAFTIYILFRGGRAAMILTAAHSTGIGAQLFNTVYLVILSLLISTPIGICAGIYMAEYMQEGRLSSFIRTCIETLSSLPSIVVGLFGYLVFLVMTHSSYNLVAGALAVSILNLPLVTTTTEDALRAIPKYYKEGSLGIGATHWQTIARVLLPASIPRIITGVILAGGRAFGEAAALLYIVGTGTDIRFGNWNITSPMSPLNPFRSGETLSMHIWDMNTNPSVPHAGEQADVSAAILTIMVFVFSLGARFIGNALERKMTGNKQ is encoded by the coding sequence ATGAGCACTTCTGCCGCAAAAGTCAAGTCTGCCACTAAGGCCCAGCGGGCCGACCACGTTGCGACCGGTGTTCTTTACGGCGTCGCCGGTTTTTTTCTCTTGTTGCTTGGTGCGTTCACCATTTACATCCTTTTCCGTGGCGGCCGGGCCGCGATGATCCTCACGGCCGCGCACAGCACGGGCATCGGCGCACAGCTTTTCAACACGGTTTATCTGGTGATTCTGTCTTTGCTTATCAGCACGCCGATCGGCATCTGTGCAGGCATCTATATGGCCGAGTACATGCAGGAAGGGCGCCTTTCTTCCTTTATTCGCACCTGTATCGAAACGCTTTCTTCCCTCCCTTCCATCGTGGTCGGCCTGTTCGGTTATCTGGTATTTCTTGTGATGACGCATTCCTCCTATAATCTGGTGGCCGGTGCACTGGCCGTTTCCATCCTCAACCTGCCGCTGGTGACCACCACCACCGAGGATGCCCTGCGCGCCATCCCCAAATATTACAAAGAGGGCAGCCTGGGTATCGGCGCCACCCACTGGCAGACCATCGCGCGGGTGTTGCTGCCGGCCTCCATCCCTCGTATCATCACAGGCGTGATCCTTGCCGGTGGTCGTGCTTTTGGCGAAGCTGCCGCCCTTCTTTACATCGTAGGTACCGGAACAGATATCCGGTTCGGCAACTGGAACATCACCAGCCCGATGTCGCCGCTTAATCCGTTTCGCTCCGGTGAAACGCTCTCCATGCATATCTGGGACATGAATACCAACCCTTCCGTGCCGCATGCGGGTGAGCAGGCAGATGTTTCCGCCGCCATCTTGACCATCATGGTGTTCGTCTTCAGTCTGGGGGCCCGTTTTATCGGCAACGCGCTGGAACGCAAAATGACCGGCAACAAGCAGTAA
- a CDS encoding phosphate ABC transporter substrate-binding protein, with protein sequence MKKLLAAVASVAMLGVLFTACSNGTSSSSSSSSSTVSGTVTAAGSSALKPLVDAAKTAFQQKNPDVSITVSAGGSGVGLQQVAAGTVDIGDSDVTAESKLPADQAKTLVDHQVAVIGVAVITSTDVKVSNLTTEQLTNIFTGKTKNWSEVGGPNEAITLVTRPSNSGTRALFKQYALNNVEESTSALNTDDSGVLLQDVAGNKGAIGYVALSYLVTSPNVSTVSIDNVAPTLDNIYSGKYKVWGTEHMYTKGEAKGAAAAFIKYMQSADFATRCETLGYGIASKVKVPHADTSSASSSASSSATSSK encoded by the coding sequence ATGAAGAAGCTTTTGGCGGCGGTCGCTTCAGTGGCAATGCTGGGCGTCCTGTTCACGGCATGCAGCAACGGAACCAGCAGCTCAAGTTCTTCGTCTTCCAGCACGGTAAGCGGCACGGTCACAGCGGCCGGTTCTTCGGCCCTCAAGCCTCTGGTGGATGCGGCCAAAACCGCTTTCCAGCAGAAAAACCCGGATGTTTCAATCACAGTCAGCGCGGGCGGCTCGGGCGTTGGCCTGCAGCAGGTTGCGGCCGGCACGGTTGACATCGGCGATTCCGACGTGACCGCCGAGAGCAAACTGCCCGCCGACCAGGCGAAAACGCTGGTTGACCATCAGGTCGCCGTCATCGGCGTCGCGGTCATCACCAGCACCGACGTGAAAGTGAGCAACCTCACCACCGAACAGCTCACCAACATCTTCACCGGCAAGACCAAAAACTGGAGCGAAGTCGGCGGCCCGAACGAAGCGATCACGCTGGTCACCCGCCCGTCCAACTCCGGCACCCGCGCGCTGTTCAAACAGTATGCGCTGAACAATGTTGAAGAAAGCACTTCCGCCCTCAACACCGATGACTCCGGCGTGCTGCTGCAGGATGTGGCCGGTAACAAAGGCGCCATCGGCTATGTCGCGCTGTCCTACCTGGTCACCAGCCCGAACGTCAGCACTGTGAGCATCGACAACGTCGCCCCGACCCTCGACAACATCTACTCCGGCAAATACAAAGTCTGGGGCACCGAGCATATGTACACCAAAGGCGAAGCCAAAGGCGCGGCCGCCGCGTTCATCAAATACATGCAGTCTGCTGATTTTGCCACCCGCTGCGAGACCCTGGGCTACGGCATCGCCAGCAAAGTGAAAGTCCCGCACGCGGACACCTCTTCCGCTTCCTCCTCTGCGTCTTCTTCCGCGACATCTTCCAAATAA
- the pstC gene encoding phosphate ABC transporter permease subunit PstC, whose product MEKVLSKEQQTVQKSAGRRPVFRFDYFRKETLGRSVVTTLGIFTAVITLLIGIFLIFSGIRTFTVYHHSLVEFLFSSKWSPIDGPVTNGQYGHVGAAIFIFGSITICFLALAIATPFSLAAAIFMVQISPKLGKNFLQPAIEIFVGIPSVVYGWTGLTVLVPFIRDIFHLQIGFSVLAGAIVLAIMIFPTITSISADAIRHTPKMFTEASYGLGSTRWQLITKVILPYALPGVLTGVILGLARAFGEALAVAMVIGPSNTFPKNILSPTSNLTTVIAGAMGNAAQGGELQSALWSMALLLLVISFVFIMVVRIISKKGATHL is encoded by the coding sequence ATGGAGAAAGTGCTTTCAAAAGAACAACAAACTGTACAAAAGAGCGCCGGCCGCCGCCCGGTTTTCCGATTCGATTATTTCAGAAAAGAAACGTTGGGCCGGTCTGTTGTCACCACATTGGGGATCTTCACGGCGGTCATTACGCTGCTCATCGGCATCTTTCTGATCTTCAGCGGCATACGTACCTTTACGGTCTATCACCACAGTTTGGTGGAGTTCCTGTTTTCTTCCAAATGGAGCCCGATTGACGGGCCGGTTACCAATGGACAGTATGGGCATGTGGGAGCGGCCATTTTTATTTTCGGCTCCATCACCATTTGTTTCCTGGCATTGGCCATCGCCACACCGTTCAGTCTGGCCGCCGCCATCTTTATGGTGCAGATTTCCCCAAAACTAGGTAAGAACTTTTTGCAGCCCGCAATCGAGATCTTTGTCGGGATCCCTTCGGTCGTTTACGGCTGGACAGGCTTGACGGTGCTGGTGCCGTTCATTCGTGATATTTTCCATTTGCAGATCGGATTCAGCGTGCTGGCTGGTGCCATTGTGCTGGCCATCATGATCTTCCCGACCATTACCAGCATTTCGGCGGATGCTATCCGCCACACGCCGAAGATGTTTACCGAAGCTTCCTATGGCCTGGGCTCCACCAGATGGCAGCTCATCACCAAAGTCATCCTGCCGTATGCGCTGCCGGGCGTGCTTACCGGCGTTATTCTCGGCCTGGCGCGGGCTTTCGGCGAGGCGCTTGCCGTGGCCATGGTCATCGGGCCTTCTAATACCTTCCCGAAAAACATCCTCTCGCCCACCAGCAACCTGACGACCGTGATCGCGGGCGCCATGGGCAATGCCGCGCAGGGCGGTGAACTGCAGAGCGCCCTGTGGAGCATGGCACTGCTGCTCCTGGTCATTTCGTTCGTATTTATCATGGTCGTACGCATCATCAGTAAGAAAGGAGCGACCCATCTATGA
- a CDS encoding alpha/beta fold hydrolase: MRFHLFGKADHPPIVLLHGGGLSWWSWQPIVDGLQDQYRLIVPTLDGHDDDGDTTFRSIADSAAQCLAYLDANYGGSVYAIAGLSIGAQIVVEMLARRQKLARYAIIESALVYPLAGSGLMAALTPLFYGLIQNKRIARKQAQVLQIPDSLFERYYASSVRMTCQSLANITRSNGHFPLPASISETQANVLIVVGGAELGIMKRSASRLHEAIPSSTLRVFPGWKHGAASLAHPDIYLQMVRTLRDSPVIPKI, encoded by the coding sequence ATGCGTTTTCATTTATTTGGGAAAGCGGATCATCCACCTATTGTCTTGCTCCATGGCGGCGGGCTGTCCTGGTGGTCTTGGCAGCCAATCGTGGATGGGCTGCAAGACCAGTACCGCCTGATTGTTCCCACTTTGGATGGGCACGACGATGATGGAGACACCACCTTCCGAAGCATCGCTGACAGTGCGGCGCAATGTCTTGCGTACCTGGATGCAAATTACGGGGGCAGCGTGTATGCGATTGCGGGCCTGTCTATCGGCGCCCAGATCGTGGTGGAAATGCTTGCACGGCGCCAAAAACTGGCGCGCTATGCCATCATCGAAAGCGCGTTGGTCTACCCGCTCGCCGGTTCGGGGCTGATGGCAGCGCTTACCCCGTTGTTTTACGGATTAATCCAAAACAAACGAATAGCCCGAAAACAGGCGCAGGTCCTGCAAATACCGGATTCTCTTTTTGAAAGGTATTATGCCTCCAGTGTTCGCATGACCTGTCAGTCACTAGCTAACATTACACGCAGCAACGGGCATTTTCCATTACCCGCAAGCATCAGTGAAACACAGGCGAACGTACTGATAGTGGTCGGCGGCGCGGAATTGGGCATTATGAAACGCTCCGCATCAAGGCTGCACGAAGCCATACCAAGTAGCACGTTACGCGTATTCCCAGGCTGGAAACATGGCGCGGCAAGTTTGGCGCACCCGGATATCTATCTGCAAATGGTGCGGACACTCCGGGACAGCCCGGTGATTCCCAAAATATAA
- a CDS encoding MraY family glycosyltransferase produces the protein MSLKTYGAIALTLVLAIAISYVCTPFVIRLANRIGWMDIPKDKRRMHKKAIPLLGGLSIIAGFLFSSLIILLVLGHFSDYYPPRILLLMLQILPGAAIIAVVAFFDDRFNLPPLPRLAVQCVAAGIAVAMGVRIQFISGSVRLFGTQTFNLGWLSIPVTIIWIAGMTNAMNWIDGLDGLAAGISSIASGTVLILATLQGRPQLAVAILTAALAGGCLGLLPYNKNPAKVFMGDTGAMFLGYTLGVISVQGLFKFYAAISFLVPILILALPILDTASAILRRLAEGKSPFTPDRSHIHHKLIDMGLSQKQAVGFLYAVSGTLSVIAILFTVFGKVIGWRFLLLTLLVVLGASLVALKLCRKYNAQCKCKNESILHGCAAGKEPEKQPPEPDGQKSPAVDEKSTNTPARPDTPDAAEPNKKDKQGGE, from the coding sequence ATGTCGCTGAAAACCTATGGTGCGATCGCGCTGACCCTGGTACTCGCCATTGCCATCTCCTATGTCTGCACGCCGTTCGTCATTCGGCTGGCAAACCGCATCGGCTGGATGGATATCCCCAAGGACAAGCGGCGGATGCACAAAAAAGCCATTCCATTGCTGGGCGGGTTGTCCATCATTGCCGGTTTTTTGTTTTCCTCGCTCATTATTTTGCTTGTTTTGGGGCACTTCTCGGATTATTACCCGCCGCGCATCCTGCTGCTGATGCTCCAGATTCTGCCGGGTGCAGCCATCATCGCCGTCGTGGCGTTTTTTGACGACCGCTTCAACCTGCCGCCGCTGCCGCGCCTGGCCGTCCAGTGCGTGGCAGCGGGCATTGCGGTGGCGATGGGCGTGCGCATCCAGTTCATTTCGGGCAGCGTGCGGCTGTTTGGCACGCAGACATTCAATTTGGGCTGGCTGTCCATTCCCGTCACCATCATCTGGATCGCGGGCATGACCAACGCCATGAACTGGATCGACGGATTGGACGGGCTGGCCGCCGGCATCTCCAGCATTGCATCGGGCACGGTGCTCATCCTGGCCACGCTACAGGGGCGGCCGCAACTGGCCGTCGCCATCCTCACGGCGGCGCTCGCGGGCGGATGCCTGGGCCTGCTGCCCTACAACAAAAATCCCGCCAAGGTCTTCATGGGCGACACCGGCGCCATGTTTTTGGGGTATACACTGGGTGTCATCTCGGTGCAGGGCCTGTTCAAGTTTTACGCGGCCATTTCTTTTCTTGTGCCCATCCTCATTCTTGCGCTGCCGATTCTGGATACGGCCTCCGCCATTCTGCGGCGGCTGGCGGAAGGCAAATCGCCGTTTACGCCCGACCGCAGCCATATTCACCACAAGCTCATCGACATGGGGCTCTCGCAGAAGCAGGCGGTGGGCTTTCTCTATGCGGTAAGCGGCACCCTCAGCGTGATCGCCATCCTGTTTACGGTGTTCGGCAAGGTCATCGGCTGGCGCTTTTTACTGCTGACGCTGCTGGTGGTGCTGGGTGCCTCACTGGTAGCGCTGAAGCTCTGCCGGAAGTATAACGCGCAGTGCAAGTGCAAAAACGAGAGTATCCTGCACGGCTGTGCGGCCGGAAAAGAGCCGGAGAAGCAGCCGCCGGAGCCGGATGGGCAGAAATCACCCGCTGTTGACGAAAAAAGCACGAACACACCCGCACGGCCGGACACCCCCGATGCAGCGGAACCGAATAAAAAAGACAAACAGGGCGGGGAATGA
- the trpS gene encoding tryptophan--tRNA ligase: MENEKKNVFSGIQPTGIPTLGNYLGAMRNWPLLQEEYHCIYSVVDLHSLTVRQEPANLRRQTLSLVALLLACGINPEKSLLFIQSHVPAHAELAWLLNCYTQFGELSRMTQFKDKSAKHPDNINAGLFCYPVLMAADILLYQADLVPVGADQKQHMELARDVAGRFNGIYGDVFRIPEPYIPKDGARVMSLQEPAKKMSKSDENPNAYILLLDDADTILRKFRRAVTDSEAEVVCREGKDGINNLISIYSIVTGKTVPEVEHEFAGKGYGDFKTAVGEAVAEALRPVRETYADLLKNKDYLADVYTKGAEKARAIAGRTYAKACKKLGLVLPQRP, translated from the coding sequence ATGGAAAACGAAAAAAAGAACGTATTCAGCGGCATTCAGCCCACCGGCATCCCCACGCTGGGCAACTATCTGGGCGCCATGCGTAACTGGCCGCTGCTGCAGGAGGAATATCACTGCATCTATTCGGTGGTGGATCTGCATTCGCTGACCGTTCGGCAGGAACCGGCCAATCTTCGCAGGCAGACGCTTTCACTGGTGGCGCTGCTGCTGGCCTGCGGCATCAACCCCGAAAAGAGTCTGCTGTTCATCCAGAGCCATGTCCCCGCCCATGCGGAGCTGGCGTGGCTGCTCAACTGTTACACCCAGTTCGGCGAACTCTCACGTATGACGCAGTTCAAGGATAAATCCGCCAAACATCCCGATAATATCAATGCGGGGCTGTTCTGCTACCCGGTGCTGATGGCGGCGGATATCCTGCTTTACCAGGCCGACCTGGTACCGGTGGGCGCCGACCAGAAGCAGCACATGGAGCTGGCGCGCGACGTTGCCGGGCGGTTCAACGGCATCTACGGCGACGTGTTCCGCATCCCGGAACCGTATATCCCCAAGGACGGCGCGCGGGTGATGTCTTTGCAGGAGCCGGCGAAGAAGATGTCCAAATCGGACGAGAACCCCAATGCCTATATTCTGCTGCTGGACGACGCGGACACCATCCTGCGCAAATTTCGCCGGGCCGTCACCGATTCCGAAGCGGAGGTCGTCTGTCGCGAAGGGAAGGACGGCATCAACAATCTCATCTCCATCTATTCCATCGTGACCGGCAAAACGGTGCCGGAGGTGGAGCATGAGTTTGCGGGCAAGGGCTACGGCGATTTCAAAACCGCCGTAGGCGAGGCCGTGGCCGAAGCGCTGCGCCCGGTGCGCGAAACGTACGCCGACCTGCTGAAAAACAAAGACTATCTGGCGGACGTTTATACAAAGGGCGCGGAAAAGGCACGCGCCATTGCCGGGCGCACCTATGCCAAAGCCTGCAAAAAGCTGGGCCTGGTGCTGCCGCAACGGCCGTGA
- the gltX gene encoding glutamate--tRNA ligase, with protein MGQTEVRTRFAPSPTGYMHVGNLRTALYTYLIAKSQGGKFILRIEDTDQERYVEGAVEIIYKTLRETGLLWDEGPDVGGPVGPYVQSERRDIYARYAKELIEKGGAYYCFCGKERLDELRKIHEASGVPHKYDGHCRDLAPEEVQRLLAEGVPHVVRQKIPTEGSTTFHDVIFGDITVENDTLDDNVLLKTDGLPTYNFANVIDDHLMGITHVVRGIEYLSSAPKYNLLYEAFGWDIPTYIHCPPVMRDATHKLSKRHGDPSYEDLVADGYLKEAVLNYVALLGWSPGGEQEIFSLEELVKAFSIDGISKSPAIFDTAKLKWINSAYIRALPPEAFHELALPYIRKAVRREVDTRLIAEVLQPRCEKLTDIPEKLDFIDELPAYDTALYVSKKMKTNPENSLETLRDALPVLEALDDWSAAGLHAALFGLVEQKGVKNGVVLWPVRVAVSGKQFTPGGAVELCTLLGKEESLARVRKGMELLAARV; from the coding sequence ATGGGTCAAACAGAAGTGCGCACACGTTTCGCGCCCAGCCCCACCGGCTATATGCATGTGGGCAACCTGCGCACGGCGCTTTACACGTATCTGATCGCCAAATCGCAGGGGGGAAAATTCATCCTGCGCATCGAGGACACCGATCAGGAACGCTATGTGGAAGGCGCGGTGGAAATCATCTACAAAACACTGCGCGAAACCGGCCTGCTCTGGGACGAGGGCCCCGACGTGGGCGGCCCGGTGGGGCCGTATGTCCAGAGCGAGCGGCGGGACATCTACGCCCGTTATGCCAAGGAGCTTATTGAAAAAGGCGGCGCCTACTACTGCTTCTGCGGCAAGGAGCGGCTGGACGAGCTGCGCAAGATCCACGAAGCCAGCGGCGTGCCCCACAAATACGACGGTCACTGCCGTGACCTGGCACCGGAAGAGGTGCAGCGCCTGCTGGCCGAAGGTGTGCCGCATGTGGTGCGCCAGAAGATTCCCACCGAAGGCAGCACCACCTTCCATGACGTGATCTTTGGTGACATCACGGTGGAAAACGACACGCTGGACGACAACGTGCTGCTCAAAACCGACGGCCTGCCCACCTATAATTTCGCCAACGTCATCGACGACCACCTGATGGGCATCACCCACGTGGTGCGTGGCATCGAATACCTTTCCAGCGCGCCTAAATACAACCTGCTCTACGAGGCGTTCGGGTGGGACATTCCCACCTACATCCACTGCCCGCCTGTGATGCGTGACGCCACCCACAAGCTCTCCAAACGCCACGGCGACCCCTCTTACGAGGATCTTGTGGCGGACGGCTACCTCAAGGAGGCCGTGCTCAACTATGTCGCCCTGCTGGGCTGGAGTCCCGGAGGCGAGCAGGAGATCTTCTCGCTGGAGGAACTGGTGAAAGCCTTCTCCATTGACGGTATCTCCAAATCGCCGGCCATTTTCGACACGGCCAAGCTCAAGTGGATCAACAGCGCCTATATCCGCGCCCTGCCGCCGGAAGCGTTCCATGAGCTGGCGCTGCCGTATATCCGCAAAGCCGTCCGCCGCGAGGTAGACACCCGCCTCATTGCCGAGGTGCTTCAGCCGCGCTGCGAAAAGCTGACCGACATCCCCGAAAAGCTGGATTTCATCGACGAACTGCCCGCCTACGACACCGCGCTGTATGTGAGCAAAAAGATGAAGACCAACCCCGAAAATTCCCTGGAGACCCTGCGCGACGCGCTGCCCGTGCTGGAGGCGCTGGACGACTGGTCGGCCGCAGGTCTGCATGCCGCGTTGTTTGGTCTGGTGGAGCAAAAGGGTGTGAAAAACGGCGTGGTGCTCTGGCCGGTGCGGGTGGCTGTTTCGGGTAAGCAGTTCACGCCCGGCGGCGCGGTGGAGCTCTGCACACTGCTCGGCAAAGAGGAATCGCTTGCCCGTGTGCGCAAGGGAATGGAGCTGCTCGCCGCCCGGGTTTGA